The Salvelinus namaycush isolate Seneca chromosome 38, SaNama_1.0, whole genome shotgun sequence genome includes a window with the following:
- the LOC120032104 gene encoding proline-rich protein 2-like, which translates to MTDLLHATNSTTNSRSLPIREAKGDEERIWKNPAPIPSTRDLPRRRPQGPTQRRPQGPAQKETRALPKRRPGPYPKGDQGPTQKERPGPYPKGDQGPTQKETRALPKRRPQGPTQKETRALPKRRPGPYPKGETRALPKRRPQGPTQKETRALPKRRDQGPTKRDPGPYQKETQGPTQKETPGPYPKGDQGPTQKETRALPKRRPGPYPKGDQGPTQKETRALPKGRPQGPTQKETRALPKKLSPGPYPKGDQGPTQKAVPRALPKRLSPGPYPKGDQGPTQKETPGPYPKGDQGPTQKETPGPYPKGETRALPKRLSPGPYPKGETRALPKRLSPGPYPKGDQGPTQKETPGPYPKGDPRALPKRRPGPYPKGCPQGPTQKETRALPKRRPQGPTQKETRALPKRRPQGPTQKETPGPYPKGDQGPTQKETRALTKRRPQGPTQKETPGPYPKGCPQGPTQKETRAYQKLSQGPTQRRPGPYPKGDPRALPKGDPGPYPKGETRALPKRRPQGPTQKERPGPYPKGDPRSLPKRRPQGPTQKERPGPYPKGLYSVDADNLVHVL; encoded by the exons ATGACTGATCTACTCCATGCCACCAACAGCACCACTAACAGCAG GTCTCTTCCAATCAGAGAAGCTaaaggggatgaggagaggattTGGAAGAACCCTGCTCCAATTCCATCCACCAGGGACCTACCCAGAAGGAGACCCCAGGGCCCTACCCAAAGGAGACCCCAGGGCCCTGCCCAAAAGGAGACCAGGGCCCTACCCAAAAGGAGACCAGGGCCCTACCCAAAAGGAGACCAGGGCCCTACCCAAAAGGAGAGACCAGGGCCCTACCCAAAAGGAGACCAGGGCCCTACCCAAAAGGAGACCAGGGCCCTACCCAAAAGGAGACCCCAGGGCCCTACCCAAAAGGAGACCAGGGCCCTACCCAAAAGGAGACCAGGGCCCTACCCAAAAGGAGAGACCAGGGCCCTACCCAAAAGGAGACCCCAGGGCCCTACCCAAAAGGAGACCAGGGCCCTACCCAAAAGGAGAGACCAGGGCCCTACCAAAAGGGACCCAGGGCCCTACCAAAAGGAGACCCAGGGCCCTACCCAAAAGGAGACCCCAGGGCCCTACCCAAAAGGAGACCAGGGCCCTACCCAAAAGGAGACCAGGGCCCTACCCAAAAGGAGACCAGGGCCCTACCCAAAAGGAGACCAGGGCCCTACCCAAAAGGAGACCAGGGCCCTACCCAAAGGGAGACCCCAGGGCCCTACCCAAAAGGAGACCAGGGCACTACCCAAAAAGCTGTCCCCAGGGCCCTACCCAAAAGGAGACCAGGGCCCTACCCAAAAGGCTGTCCCCAGGGCCCTACCCAAAAGGCTGTCCCCAGGGCCCTACCCAAAAGGAGACCAGGGCCCTACCCAAAAGGAGACCCCAGGGCCCTACCCAAAAGGAGACCAGGGCCCTACCCAAAAGGAGACCCCAGGGCCCTACCCAAAAGGAGAGACCAGGGCCCTACCCAAAAGGCTGTCCCCAGGGCCCTACCCAAAAGGAGAGACCAGGGCCCTACCCAAAAGGCTGTCCCCAGGGCCCTACCCAAAAGGAGACCAGGGCCCTACCCAAAAGGAGACCCCAGGGCCCTACCCAAAAGGAGACCCCAGGGCCCTACCCAAAAGGAGACCAGGGCCCTACCCAAAAGGCTGTCCCCAGGGCCCTACCCAAAAGGAGACCAGGGCCCTACCCAAAAGGAGACCCCAGGGCCCTACCCAAAAGGAGACCAGGGCCCTACCCAAAAGGAGACCCCAGGGCCCTACCCAAAAGGAGACCCCAGGGCCCTACCCAAAAGGAGACCAGGGCCCTACCCAAAAGGAGACCAGGGCCCTAACCAAAAGGAGACCCCAGGGCCCTACCCAAAAGGAGACCCCAGGGCCCTACCCAAAAGGCTGTCCCCAGGGCCCTACCCAAAAGGAGACCAGGGCCTACCAAAAGCTGTCCCAGGGCCCTACCCAAAGGAGACCAGGGCCCTACCCAAAAGGAGACCCCAGGGCACTACCAAAAGGAGACCCAGGGCCCTACCCAAAAGGAGAGACCAGGGCCCTACCCAAAAGGAGACCCCAGGGCCCTACCCAAAAGGAGAGACCAGGGCCCTACCCAAAAGGAGACCCCAGGTCCCTACCCAAAAGGAGACCCCAGGGCCCTACCCAAAAGGAGAGACCAGGGCCCTACCCAAAAGGCCTATACAGTGTTGATGCTGACAATCTGGTTCATGTCCTTTAA